One region of Deinococcus koreensis genomic DNA includes:
- a CDS encoding branched-chain amino acid ABC transporter permease, producing MDIFDPSIFPILAADGLTNGAVYALLSLALVLVFAVTRVIFIPQGEFVVFGTLTLASLQLGRTPGTLWLLLCLLAVAAAMEAVTLARRGQAGRAGRVVLGAVALGALAWALVGWLAPLKLPLLIQVLLTLALVTPLGPLLYRTVYQPLQNATVLVLLIASVALHLVLTGLALVFFGPEGSRTPAFVEGSLRLGQVTLPWQSLLVILASALLMLGLFTFFERTMAGKALRATAVNRLGARLVGISPAAAGTLTFTLAALIGALGGMLIGPSVAVTYDSGFLIGLKGFVGAIIGGLVSYPLAAAGAILVGLIESFASFSLSAWKEVIVFTLILPVLLWRSLTTRHIPEDEE from the coding sequence ATGGACATCTTCGACCCGTCCATCTTTCCGATCCTCGCCGCCGACGGCCTGACCAACGGCGCGGTGTACGCGCTGCTCTCGCTGGCGCTGGTGCTGGTCTTCGCCGTGACCCGCGTGATCTTCATCCCGCAGGGCGAATTCGTGGTGTTCGGCACGCTCACGCTGGCCTCGCTGCAGCTGGGCCGCACGCCGGGCACGCTGTGGCTGCTGCTGTGCCTGCTGGCCGTCGCGGCCGCCATGGAGGCCGTCACGCTGGCCCGGCGGGGGCAGGCGGGCCGGGCCGGGCGGGTCGTGCTCGGGGCGGTGGCCTTGGGGGCGCTGGCCTGGGCGCTGGTGGGCTGGCTCGCGCCGCTGAAGCTGCCGCTGCTGATCCAGGTGCTGCTCACCCTGGCGCTGGTCACGCCGCTGGGGCCGCTGCTCTACCGCACGGTGTACCAGCCGCTGCAGAACGCCACGGTGCTGGTGCTGCTGATCGCCTCGGTGGCGCTGCACCTCGTGCTGACCGGGCTGGCGCTGGTCTTCTTCGGGCCCGAGGGCTCGCGCACACCCGCCTTCGTGGAGGGCAGCCTCCGGCTCGGGCAGGTCACGCTGCCCTGGCAGAGCCTGCTGGTGATCCTGGCCTCCGCGCTGCTGATGCTGGGGCTCTTCACCTTCTTCGAGCGCACGATGGCCGGCAAGGCGCTGCGGGCCACGGCGGTCAACCGCCTGGGCGCGCGGCTGGTGGGCATCAGCCCGGCGGCGGCGGGCACGCTGACCTTCACGCTGGCGGCCCTGATCGGCGCGCTGGGCGGCATGCTGATCGGCCCCTCGGTGGCCGTGACCTACGACTCGGGCTTCCTGATCGGCCTCAAGGGCTTCGTCGGGGCGATCATCGGCGGGCTGGTGAGCTACCCGCTGGCGGCGGCGGGCGCGATTCTGGTCGGGCTGATCGAATCTTTCGCCTCCTTCAGCCTGTCGGCCTGGAAGGAGGTCATCGTCTTCACGCTGATCCTGCCGGTGCTGCTGTGGCGGTCGCTGACCACCCGCCACATTCCCGAGGACGAGGAATGA
- a CDS encoding ABC transporter permease subunit, producing the protein MSAPAAPARSGPSPRGLLTIAAVVVALILPLILPVFQVTLLTNILIFSIVVTGLVLLTGVVGLTSFGHAAFMGVGAYTTAILSTRLGLSPWLGLLAGFAVTGAVAAFLGLITLRMQGHYLPLATIAWGISLYYVFGNTPALGGNTGLTDIPALSLFGLRLTGSRQFAYLALLSLGLVALGAQFLLSSRTGRAMRALRGGPLVAEAFGVNLFALRVQVFVLSALMASLAGWLYAHNQRFLNPTPFGLNSGIEYLFMAVVGGSGQVWGGVLGAGLVTQLRETLRDVLPGLLGQQGNFETVVFGLLVILVLQFARRGLWPLVERALPQDGLKLLPAGATLPRRPQPTPGGPLLQVERAVKTFGGLRAVSDVSFELRAGEILGLIGPNGAGKSTMFNLITGVNPASSGVIRFAGQDVTRATAGQIHRLGISRTFQHVKVLPELTLLENAMMGGYARGKAGMLASLLRLERREEAALQHEALSQLQRVGLGAQAYALAGNLPLGQQRILEVARALVGDPSLLLLDEPAAGLRYGEKMELVGLLRRLRDEGITVLIVEHDMELVMNLVDRLVVMNSGEKLAEGSPPEVRASPAVREAYLGVDMTGEGAA; encoded by the coding sequence ATGAGCGCGCCGGCGGCCCCTGCCCGCTCCGGCCCCTCGCCCCGCGGCCTGCTGACCATAGCGGCCGTGGTCGTCGCCCTGATCCTGCCGCTGATCCTGCCGGTCTTCCAGGTCACGCTGCTCACCAACATCCTGATCTTTTCCATCGTGGTGACCGGGCTGGTGCTGCTGACCGGCGTGGTGGGCCTGACCTCCTTCGGGCACGCGGCGTTCATGGGGGTGGGCGCGTACACCACGGCGATCCTCAGCACGCGGCTGGGGCTCTCGCCCTGGCTGGGGCTGCTCGCGGGCTTCGCCGTGACCGGCGCGGTGGCGGCCTTCCTGGGCCTGATCACGCTGCGGATGCAGGGGCACTACCTGCCGCTGGCGACCATCGCCTGGGGCATCAGCCTGTACTACGTCTTCGGCAACACGCCCGCGCTGGGCGGCAACACCGGCCTGACCGACATTCCCGCACTCTCTCTCTTCGGGCTGCGGCTGACCGGTTCCCGCCAGTTCGCGTACCTCGCGCTGCTGAGCCTGGGGCTGGTGGCGCTGGGCGCGCAGTTCCTGCTGTCGAGCCGCACCGGGCGGGCCATGCGGGCGCTCAGGGGCGGGCCGCTGGTCGCCGAGGCCTTCGGGGTCAACCTCTTCGCGCTGCGGGTGCAGGTGTTCGTGCTCTCGGCGCTGATGGCCTCGCTGGCGGGCTGGCTCTACGCCCACAACCAGCGCTTCCTCAACCCCACGCCGTTCGGCCTGAACAGCGGCATCGAGTACCTGTTCATGGCGGTGGTGGGCGGCTCCGGGCAGGTCTGGGGAGGGGTGCTGGGCGCCGGGCTGGTCACCCAGCTGCGCGAGACCCTGCGCGACGTGCTGCCGGGGCTGCTGGGGCAACAGGGCAACTTCGAGACGGTGGTGTTCGGCCTGCTGGTGATCCTGGTGCTGCAGTTCGCGCGCCGGGGCCTGTGGCCGCTGGTCGAGCGGGCGCTGCCGCAGGACGGATTGAAGCTGCTGCCCGCCGGCGCCACGTTGCCCCGCCGCCCGCAGCCCACGCCGGGAGGGCCCCTGCTGCAGGTCGAGCGCGCGGTCAAGACCTTCGGCGGGCTCAGGGCGGTGAGCGACGTGTCCTTCGAGCTCAGGGCCGGCGAGATCCTGGGCCTGATCGGCCCCAACGGCGCGGGCAAGAGCACCATGTTCAACCTGATCACCGGCGTGAACCCGGCGAGCAGCGGCGTGATCCGCTTCGCCGGGCAGGACGTCACGCGGGCCACGGCCGGGCAGATCCACCGGCTGGGCATCAGCCGCACCTTCCAGCACGTCAAGGTGCTGCCCGAGCTGACGCTGCTGGAGAACGCCATGATGGGCGGCTACGCGCGCGGAAAGGCCGGGATGCTCGCGAGCCTGCTGAGGCTCGAGCGCCGCGAGGAGGCCGCCCTGCAGCACGAGGCCCTCTCTCAGCTCCAGCGGGTCGGCCTGGGCGCCCAGGCGTACGCCCTGGCGGGCAACCTGCCGCTGGGCCAGCAGCGCATCCTGGAGGTGGCGCGCGCCCTGGTGGGCGACCCCAGCCTGCTGCTGCTCGACGAGCCGGCGGCCGGGCTGCGCTACGGGGAGAAGATGGAGCTGGTGGGGCTGCTGCGGCGCCTGCGGGACGAGGGGATCACCGTCCTGATCGTCGAGCACGACATGGAACTCGTGATGAACCTGGTCGACCGGCTGGTCGTGATGAATTCCGGCGAGAAGCTGGCCGAGGGTTCACCGCCCGAGGTGCGCGCGAGTCCGGCGGTGCGCGAGGCCTACCTGGGCGTGGACATGACCGGGGAGGGGGCGGCGTGA
- a CDS encoding ABC transporter ATP-binding protein, with protein sequence MSAQSPASPPLLLDVRDLHTRYGRVEALSGVSLQVPQGHIVSVIGANGAGKTTLMNSLMGVLPSRGSVQYAGEALQPLPLEARVARGICLVPERRDLFGSMTVHDNLTLGAYARRRQPWKGDLDGVYGRFPRLLERRTQLAGTLSGGEQQMLAIGRALMGKPKLLLLDEPSLGLAPLIVRDILQIVRQLRSEGVTILLVEQNARASLAISDWGYVLETGQVGLSGPAAELAVNPELTASYLGG encoded by the coding sequence GTGAGCGCCCAGAGTCCGGCGTCCCCTCCCCTGCTGCTCGACGTGCGCGACCTGCACACCCGCTACGGGCGGGTGGAGGCGCTCTCCGGCGTCAGCCTTCAGGTGCCGCAGGGGCACATCGTCAGCGTGATCGGGGCGAACGGGGCAGGCAAGACCACCCTGATGAATTCGCTGATGGGCGTGCTGCCCAGCCGGGGGAGCGTGCAGTACGCGGGCGAGGCGCTGCAGCCCCTGCCGCTGGAGGCGCGGGTGGCGCGCGGCATCTGCCTGGTGCCCGAGCGGCGCGACCTGTTCGGCTCCATGACCGTGCACGACAACCTGACGCTGGGCGCATACGCCCGCCGGCGACAGCCCTGGAAGGGGGATCTGGACGGGGTGTATGGGCGCTTCCCCCGGCTGCTGGAACGCCGCACGCAACTCGCGGGTACCCTGTCGGGCGGCGAACAGCAGATGCTGGCGATCGGCCGGGCGCTGATGGGAAAGCCGAAGCTGCTCCTGCTGGACGAGCCCTCGCTGGGGCTGGCGCCCCTGATCGTGCGGGACATCCTGCAGATCGTGCGGCAGCTGCGGAGTGAGGGCGTGACCATCCTGCTCGTCGAGCAGAACGCCCGCGCCTCGCTGGCCATCAGCGACTGGGGCTACGTGCTGGAGACCGGCCAGGTGGGCCTCAGCGGCCCGGCGGCGGAGCTGGCCGTCAATCCGGAGCTGACGGCGAGCTACCTGGGGGGCTGA
- a CDS encoding GGDEF domain-containing protein yields MTRPERRRARALSLPLTGLAGDDDLDRVRRRLYIGISVLGIGIQMGIWVLNFYRAVPDPVTTVTNPMFTGLSSWVIWWMACRRPVETVNWVGLTACGLVIVLRAVATPLLGGAELLTALQDLYWLLVVVSVIAFLTVDYRRAIGVTATFYLAGTLLPWAVLAAGGAALSSPARLGQLQLLCGIALITLCSLAWYREHFQRGRDELRLTQKLAATDALTGLNNRHALYPRLGELLGGLTLRLQPPAAATAPFCLLLIDVDHFKRINDQLGHGVGDEVLRQVARTLQGQLRPDDLLGRWGGEEFLVALPGAQEDQALEVAERLRRAVAQADFGTASLVTVSVGLSEARPGDVLEAVVARADAALYEAKRSGRDRVACGPGNDQAPALVSAD; encoded by the coding sequence TTGACGAGACCAGAGCGCCGCCGGGCCCGTGCCCTTTCCCTTCCACTGACCGGCCTGGCCGGCGACGACGACCTGGACAGGGTGCGCCGCCGCCTGTATATCGGCATCAGCGTGCTGGGCATCGGCATCCAGATGGGCATCTGGGTGCTGAATTTTTACCGGGCCGTGCCCGATCCGGTCACCACCGTGACCAACCCGATGTTTACCGGACTCTCGAGCTGGGTGATCTGGTGGATGGCCTGCCGCCGGCCCGTTGAGACCGTCAACTGGGTGGGCCTGACCGCCTGCGGCCTGGTGATCGTGCTGCGCGCCGTGGCCACGCCGCTGCTGGGGGGCGCCGAGCTGCTCACGGCGCTTCAGGATCTGTACTGGCTCCTGGTCGTCGTGTCCGTCATCGCCTTCCTGACGGTGGACTACCGCCGCGCCATCGGGGTGACGGCCACCTTCTACCTCGCCGGTACCCTGCTGCCCTGGGCCGTGCTGGCGGCGGGCGGGGCGGCGCTGTCGTCCCCGGCGCGGCTGGGCCAGCTGCAACTGCTGTGCGGCATCGCCCTGATCACGCTGTGCAGCCTGGCGTGGTACCGCGAGCATTTTCAGCGGGGGCGGGATGAACTGCGCCTCACCCAGAAGCTGGCCGCCACCGACGCACTGACCGGTCTGAACAACCGCCACGCCCTCTATCCCCGGCTCGGCGAGCTTCTGGGGGGCCTCACTCTACGGCTCCAACCACCAGCGGCCGCCACCGCGCCCTTCTGCCTCCTGCTGATCGACGTCGACCACTTCAAGCGGATCAACGATCAGCTGGGGCACGGTGTCGGCGACGAGGTCTTGAGGCAGGTCGCCCGCACGCTGCAGGGGCAGCTGCGCCCGGACGACCTGCTGGGCCGCTGGGGCGGGGAGGAGTTCCTGGTGGCGCTGCCGGGAGCACAGGAGGATCAGGCGCTGGAGGTGGCCGAGCGCCTGCGCCGGGCCGTCGCGCAGGCCGACTTCGGCACGGCCAGTCTCGTGACGGTCAGCGTGGGCCTCAGCGAGGCGCGCCCAGGGGACGTCCTTGAGGCTGTGGTGGCCCGCGCCGACGCGGCGCTGTATGAGGCCAAGCGGTCGGGGCGCGACCGCGTGGCCTGTGGGCCGGGGAATGATCAGGCGCCGGCGCTGGTGTCAGCCGATTGA